From Camelina sativa cultivar DH55 chromosome 7, Cs, whole genome shotgun sequence, one genomic window encodes:
- the LOC104699793 gene encoding polygalacturonate 4-alpha-galacturonosyltransferase, producing the protein MALKRGLSGVNRIRGSSGGSRSVLVLLIFFCVFAPLVFFVGRGVYIDSSNDYSNASVKQNLDWRERLAMQSVRSLFSKEVLDVIATSTADLGPLSLDSFKKNNLSASWREVGVDTSFRHSENQTTPDVKSNILNEKRDKTSKDGSHQKVETPAKIHRRQLRERRREMRANELVQHNDDTILKLENAAIERSKSVDSAVLGKYSIWRRENENDNSDSNIRLMRDQVIMARVYSGLAKLKNKNDLLQELQARLKDSQRVLAESTSDADLPRSAHEKLRAMGQVLAKAKMQLYDCKLVTGKLRAMLQTADEQVRSLKKQSTFLAQLAAKTIPNPIHCLSMRLTIDYYLLSPEKRKFPRSENLENPNLNHYALFSDNVLAASVVVNSTIMNAKDPSKHVFHLVTDKLNFGAMNMWFLLNPPGKATIHVENVDEFKWLNSSYCPVLRQLESAAMREYYFKADHPTSGSSNLKYRNPKYLSMLNHLRFYLPEVYPKLNKILFLDDDIIVQKDLTPLWEVNLNGKVNGAVETCGESFHRFDKYLNFSNPHIARNFNPNACGWAYGMNMFDLKEWKKRDITGIYHKWQNMNENRTLWKLGTLPPGLITFYGLTHPLNKSWHVLGLGYNPSIDRKDIENAAVVHYNGNMKPWLELAMSKYRPYWTKYIKFDHPYLRRCNLHE; encoded by the exons ATGGCGCTGAAGCGAGGGCTATCTGGAGTTAACCGGATTAGAGGAAGTAGTGGTGGATCTCGATCTGTCCTTGTGCTCCTCATCTTTTTCTGTGTTTTCGCACCACTTGTCTTCTTTGTTGGCCGAGGTGTATACATCGATTCCTCTAATG ATTATTCAAATGCTTCTGTGAAGCAG AATCTTGACTGGAGAGAACGTTTAGCAATGCAATCTGTTAGATCTCTTTTCTCGAAAGAG GTACTAGATGTTATCGCAACTAGCACAGCTGATTTGGGTCCTCTTAGCCTTGATTCtttcaagaaaaacaatttgTCTGCATCATGGCGGGAAGTCGGAGTAGACACCTCATTTAGACATTCTGAG AATCAAACAACTCCAGATGTCAAATCTAATATCCTGAATGAAAAACGTGACAAGACTTCTAAAG ATGGTAGCCATCAGAAAGTTGAGACACCTGCGAAGATTCACAGAAGG CAACTACGAGAGAGAAGGCGTGAGATGCGAGCAAATGAATTGGTTCAGCACAATGATGACACGATTTTGAAACTCGAAAATGCAGCCATTGAACGTTCTAAGTCTGTTGATTCTGCTGTCCTTGGAAAATACAGTATTTGGAGAAGAGAAAATGAGAACGACAACTCCGATTCAAATATACGCTTGATGCGGGATCAAGTAATAATGGCTAGAGTCTATAGTGGTCTtgcaaaattgaaaaacaagaaTGATTTGTTACAAGAACTCCAGGCCCGACTTAAGGACAGCCAACGGGTTTTGGCGGAATCAACATCTGATGCTGATCTTCCTCGGAG tGCACATGAGAAACTCAGAGCCATGGGTCAAGTCTTGGCTAAAGCTAAGATGCAGTTATATGACTGCAAGTTGGTTACTGGAAAGCTGAGAGCAATGCTTCAGACTGCCGACGAACAAGTCAGGAGCTTAAAGAAGCAGAGTACTTTTTTGGCTCAGTTAGCAGCAAAAACAATTCCAAATCCTATACATTGTCTATCGATGCGCTTGACCATTGATTACTATCTTCTGTCTCCGGAGAAAAGAAAATTCCCTCGGAGTGAAAACCTAGAGAACCCTAATCTTAATCATTATGCCCTCTTTTCGGACAATGTATTAGCTGCATCAGTGGTTGTTAACTCAACCATCATGAATGCCAAG GATCCTTCTAAGCATGTCTTTCATCTTGTCACTGATAAACTCAATTTCGGAGCAATGAACATGTGGTTCCTCCTAAACCCACCCGGAAAGGCAACCATACATGTGGAAAACGTTGATGAGTTTAAGTGGCTTAATTCATCTTACTGCCCTGTCCTTCGTCAGCTTGAATCTGCAGCAATGAGAGAATACTATTTTAAAGCAGACCATCCGACTTCAGGCTCTTCGAATCTGAAATACAGAAACCCAAAGTATCTATCCATGTTGAATCACTTGAGATTCTACCTCCCTGAGGTTTATCCCAAGCTGAACAAAATCCTCTTCCTGGACGACGACATCATTGTTCAGAAAGATTTGACTCCACTCTGGGAAGTTAACCTGAACGGCAAAGTCAATGGTGCAGTTGAAACCTGTGGGGAAAGTTTCCACAGATTCGACAAGTATCTCAACTTTTCGAATCCTCACATTGCGAGGAACTTCAATCCAAATGCTTGTGGATGGGCTTATGGAATGAACATGTTCGACCTAAAGGAATGGAAGAAGAGAGACATCACTGGTATATACCATAAGTGGCAAAACATG AATGAGAACAGGACACTATGGAAGCTAGGGACACTACCACCAGGGTTAATAACATTCTACGGATTAACACATCCTTTAAACAAGTCGTGGCACGTGCTGGGACTAGGATATAACCCGAGTATAGACAGGAAAGACATTGAGAATGCAGCGGTGGTTCACTATAACGGGAACATGAAGCCATGGTTGGAGTTAGCAATGTCCAAGTACCGACCGTATTGGACTAAATACATCAAGTTTGATCACCCTTATCTTCGTCGATGCAACcttcatgaataa
- the LOC104699794 gene encoding uncharacterized protein LOC104699794: MTAPAVYSNDKPFGISQIRTYVPIVLDMEKLNYDKWCELFETHCLCYGVLGHLDGSSRSSSTTETAWKERDGLVKMWIYGTISESILGTVLKAKYSARDLWLTIEALFRDNKEARALQLENELRTITIGDQSVHEYCKKLKNLSDLLANIDSPVTDRGLVLHLLNGLTDKFDSIINVIKHREHFPTFSVARSMLIMEEEHLSKHTRVTPTMSHHPSSPDVLFTSSDHHPRHQQQSGSLYRGGGCGRGRGGCNNRGGRGRSHNTYWPPSSNNWNYGAPQAPYPYSYGPTPPPYYVANPFQHFVRPPQHFPAHPSHAALGILGSHPQPPQAIAHLVQAPPAHITDQSAYVSSALAHAFNTMTL; encoded by the coding sequence ATGACTGCTCCAGCTGTTTATTCTAATGATAAGCCTTTTGGCATCTCTCAAATCCGAACATACGTCCCTATTGTGCTTGACATGGAGAAACTGAATTATGACAAGTGGTGTGAGCTCTTCGAGACTCACTGTCTGTGTTACGGTGTTCTCGGCCATCTCGACGGTTCCTCTCGTTCGTCATCTACCACCGAAACTGCATGGAAAGAACGTGATGGGCTGGTGAAGATGTGGATCTACGGTACCATCTCGGAATCGATTCTTGGCACGGTTCTCAAAGCAAAGTACTCTGCTCGTGACTTGTGGCTTACCATCGAGGCTCTCTTTCGTGACAACAAAGAAGCTCGAGCTCTCCAGTTGGAAAACGAGCTGCGCACAATCACGATTGGAGACCAGAGTGTTCACGAATATTGCAAGAAATTGAAGAACCTCTCTGATCTTCTTGCGAATATCGACTCCCCGGTGACAGATCGTGGACTTGTGCTCCATCTTCTCAACGGCTTGACGGATAAGTTCGACAGCATCATCAATGTGATCAAACATCGTGAACATTTTCCAACGTTCTCGGTTGCTCGTTCGATGCTCATTATGGAAGAGGAACATCTCTCAAAGCACACTCGTGTCACCCCTACCATGTCCCATCATCCATCCTCACCTGACGTGCTCTTCACGTCATCGGACCATCACCctcgtcatcaacaacaatcGGGATCTCTCTATCGGGGTGGTGGTTGTGGCCGCGGTCGTGGCGGATGCAACAACcgtggtggtcgtggtcgtTCTCACAACACCTATTGGCCCCCGTCCTCGAACAATTGGAATTATGGCGCTCCTCAAGCTCCATATCCTTATTCTTACGGGCCGACACCACCTCCGTACTACGTCGCGAATCCTTTCCAGCACTTTGTTCGACCTCCACAACACTTCCCGGCACATCCCTCACACGCTGCATTGGGCATCCTTGGTTCACATCCTCAACCTCCCCAAGCTATTGCTCATCTTGTTCAAGCCCCACCAGCTCACATTACTGATCAATCTGCATATGTGTCGTCTGCTCTTGCACATGCTTTCAACACTATGACGTTGTAG
- the LOC104699798 gene encoding ubiquitin-related modifier 1 homolog 2 has protein sequence MQLTLEFGGGLELLCDSIKIHKVNINFPNESDILTVKDLLSWVRTNLIKERPEMFMKGDTVRPGVLVLVNDCDWELSGQLDTTLEDKDVVVFISTLHGG, from the exons ATGCAATTAACTCTTGAGTTCGG TGGAGGTTTAGAATTGCTCTGTGACTCCATAAAGATTCATAAAGTTAACATCAACTTCCCTAATGAATCAGATATC ttgacaGTGAAGGATTTGCTTTCATGGGTTCGTACCAATCTGATCAAGGAAAGACCTGAAATGTTCATGAAAGGCGATACTGT GAGGCCTGGAGTTCTCGTGCTGGTTAACGACTGCGACTGGGAGCTTAGCGGCCAGCTCGATACAACATTAGAAGATAAAGATGTTGTAGTCTTCATTTCTACTCTGCACGGTGGATGA
- the LOC104704165 gene encoding 40S ribosomal protein S27-1-like, with amino-acid sequence MEQVLQNDIDLLNPPAQLEKRKHKLKRLVQSPNSFFMYVRCECCFNVTTVFSHSQTVVVCGKSQNVLCQPTGGKTKLSEGCAFRKLIN; translated from the exons atggAACAGGTTCTTCAAAACGATATCGATCTGCTTAACCCTCCTGCTCAGCTTGAAAAGAGGAAGCATAAGCTCAAGCGTCTTGTTCAGTCTCCAAACTCCTtcttcatg TATGTGAGGTGCGAATGCTGCTTCAACGT CACGACTGTGTTCAGTCACTCACAGACGGTTGTGGTGTGCGGGAAATCCCAGAACGTTCTATGCCAGCCTACTGGAGGAAAGACGAAGCTCTCAGAAGGATGCGCTTTCAGGAAGCTTATTAATTGA